The following coding sequences are from one Musa acuminata AAA Group cultivar baxijiao chromosome BXJ1-6, Cavendish_Baxijiao_AAA, whole genome shotgun sequence window:
- the LOC135676526 gene encoding aminomethyltransferase, mitochondrial-like — translation MRGGSLWQLGQCLFRRLAQSKSTTPKPRHFAAAPAAEPAELKKTVLHDFHVEHGGKMVPFAGWSMPIQYKDSIMDSTLHCRAAASLFDVSHMCGLSLRGRDCIPFLETLVVADVAGLRPGTGTLTVFTNERGGAIDDSVVTKVRDDHIYLVVNAGCRDKDLAHISAHMEAFKAKGGAVDWHIHDERSLLALQGPLAAPVLQLLTKDDLSKIYFGEFCTLDIHGSHCFLTRTGYTGEDGFEISVPSEHAVDLAKAILEKSEGKVRLTGLGARDSLRLEAGLCLYGNDMDQHTTPVEAGLTWAIGKRRRAEGGFLGAEVILKQLEEGPPIRRVGFFSTGPPPRSHNEILNSSGEKIGEVTSGGFSPCLKKNIAMGYVKSGLHKPGTEVKIIIRGKSNDGVVTKMPFVPTKYYKPS, via the exons ATGAGAGGAGGCAGCCTCTGGCAGCTGGGCCAATGCCTCTTCCGCCGCCTCGCCCAATCCAAGTCCACCACCCCCAAGCCACGCCACTTCGCCGCCGCCCCCGCTGCGGAGCCGGCGGAGCTCAAAAAGACCGTCTTGCATGACTTCCACGTCGAGCACGGCGGCAAGATGGTGCCTTTCGCTGGGTGGAGCATGCCGATCCAGTACAAGGACTCCATTATGGACTCCACCCTCCACTGCCGCGCCGCCGCCAGCCTCTTTGACGTCTCTCATATGTGCGGCCTCAGCCTCCGCGGCCGCGATTGCATCCCCTTCCTCGAGACCCTCGTCGTCGCCGACGTCGCCGGCCTCCGCCCTGGCACGGGGACGCTCACCGTCTTCACCAATGAGCGCGGCGGTGCCATCGACGACTCCGTGGTGACCAAGGTGCGGGACGACCACATCTACCTCGTGGTGAACGCTGGGTGCAGGGACAAGGACCTGGCCCACATCTCCGCTCACATGGAGGCCTTCAAGGCTAAGGGAGGGGCTGTGGACTGGCACATTCATGATGAAAGGTCGCTTCTGGCTCTACAG GGTCCTCTGGCTGCACCAGTTCTTCAGCTGCTAACAAAAGACGATCTAAGTAAAATCTATTTTGGCGAGTTCTGCACATTGGACATTCACGGATCACATTGTTTCCTCACAAGAACTGG CTACACAGGCGAAGATGGTTTTGAGATCTCTGTTCCATCCGAGCATGCAGTAGATCTTGCAAAAGCAATTCTGGAGAAATCTGAAGGGAAGGTGAGGTTGACAGGGTTAGGTGCTCGGGACAGCCTTCGCCTCGAAGCTGGCCTTTGTCTGTATGGCAATGACATGGATCAGCACACCACACCTGTCGAGGCTGGCCTTACATGGGCGATCGGTAAGAGAAGAAGAGCTGAAGGTGGATTCTTGGGTGCGGAAGTGATCCTAAAGCAACTCGAGGAAGGCCCACCTATAAGACGTGTTGGCTTCTTCTCAACAGGCCCACCTCCGCGAAGTCACAATGAGATCTTGAACAGCAGCGGGGAAAAGATTGGGGAGGTAACCAGTGGAGGATTCAGTCCCTGCTTAAAGAAGAACATAGCCATGGGCTACGTGAAGTCTGGTCTCCACAAGCCAGGAACTGAAGTTAAGATTATTATTCGTGGGAAGTCCAATGATGGCGTTGTGACGAAGATGCCATTTGTTCCAACGAAGTATTATAAGCCATCTTAG